A part of Gemmatimonas groenlandica genomic DNA contains:
- the pheS gene encoding phenylalanine--tRNA ligase subunit alpha — MQLSEYLAQANALAQDARALLDGLEPDTRLDAAKGQLNALKDDRLAALQGALRALPAEDRRAAGTAFNTLKQGIQEALDVFAARQASAAGVSTFDATMPARGMWRGSLHPVTLVIDEICEIFRELGFTIALGPEAETEWYNFGALNFPPDHPAMELHDTLYLGKDTLLRTHTSPVQVRTLQTYKPPVRVLAPGQVYRRDFFDATHAPAFMQLEGLAVDEGISFVDLKATLAEFARRFYGASRRVRFGPSYFPFVEPGAQMDVEVDLNDGKGLRWVEILGCGMVHPHVLEDAGLDSEKFTGWAFGMGPARIAMSRYDISDIRVLYDSDVRFLEQFAR, encoded by the coding sequence GTGCAACTTTCCGAGTACCTCGCCCAGGCGAATGCCCTCGCGCAGGACGCGCGTGCGCTCCTTGACGGGCTCGAACCCGACACGCGCCTCGACGCGGCCAAGGGGCAGCTCAACGCCCTGAAGGATGACCGGCTCGCCGCGCTCCAGGGCGCCCTCCGCGCGCTGCCAGCCGAAGATCGCCGCGCCGCCGGTACGGCGTTCAACACGCTCAAGCAGGGCATCCAGGAAGCACTCGACGTCTTCGCGGCGCGACAGGCCTCGGCGGCCGGTGTCTCGACGTTCGACGCGACGATGCCGGCGCGCGGCATGTGGCGTGGCTCGTTGCATCCGGTCACGCTCGTGATCGACGAGATCTGCGAGATCTTCCGCGAGCTCGGATTCACCATCGCCCTCGGGCCGGAAGCGGAAACGGAGTGGTACAACTTCGGCGCGCTCAACTTCCCGCCCGATCACCCGGCGATGGAGCTGCACGACACGTTGTACCTCGGAAAGGACACGCTGCTGCGCACACACACGTCGCCGGTGCAAGTGCGTACGCTGCAGACGTACAAGCCGCCGGTGCGCGTGCTCGCACCAGGGCAGGTGTATCGCCGCGACTTCTTCGACGCGACACACGCGCCGGCGTTCATGCAGTTGGAAGGACTGGCCGTGGACGAAGGCATTTCGTTCGTGGATCTCAAGGCCACACTCGCCGAGTTCGCGCGTCGGTTCTACGGCGCCTCGCGTCGCGTACGCTTCGGTCCGTCGTATTTTCCGTTCGTCGAGCCGGGCGCGCAGATGGATGTCGAAGTGGATCTGAACGACGGCAAGGGTCTGCGTTGGGTCGAGATCCTCGGCTGTGGTATGGTGCACCCGCATGTGCTCGAGGACGCAGGCCTCGACAGCGAGAAGTTCACCGGATGGGCGTTCGGTATGGGACCGGCGCGCATTGCGATGTCGCGCTACGACATCAGCGACATCCGTGTTCTGTACGATTCCGACGTCCGTTTCCTGGAGCAGTTCGCGCGATGA